A DNA window from Argiope bruennichi chromosome X2, qqArgBrue1.1, whole genome shotgun sequence contains the following coding sequences:
- the LOC129960946 gene encoding ankyrin repeat and MYND domain-containing protein 2-like: MAMAMPSSRSELSLKEKALFKYTQERNYEEVKRLITEEENIYVDCVDAEGMTPLQHAAYKGCTKLCKLLLDCGADVNYTRQVSRYTALTFACVAGKADVVRLLLEYGASTSNVTSINKTSAQMAAFVGNHHIVSIINNFIPIQEIEYFNRIQGLETEPRLPPTMNTIVHKMAIMTNINPVRLIMYVQSNPVLLHSVRKVVRVFNAMAEKYLRVENNDLLSLKFHHLAYVLSACEKYYIEHASAEESERKSIRECLNPFIKYLIKGDVNGFPVNLEKFLRQDIQRYPFVECHLFLQLVRTLSPVEIGGEPSAISIIGEAVNGQRMSDNTCICSTCWEPNAEKKCSVCKSVQYCDKACQKMHWFTHKLICPHLTKLNEGVEKLHLESNFYEKDPNAPGQPGCSSRS; the protein is encoded by the coding sequence ATGGCTATGGCTATGCCTTCTTCACGAAGTGAGTTATCTCTAAAAGAAAAAGCGCTTTTTAAATATACTCAAGAGCGAAATTATGAAGAAGTTAAACGCTTAATTactgaagaagaaaatatatatgttgatTGCGTTGATGCCGAGGGCATGACACCTCTTCAACATGCCGCATACAAAGGCTGCACTAAATTGTGTAAGTTATTGTTAGATTGTGGAGCAGATGTGAATTATACAAGGCAGGTTTCACGTTATACTGCTCTTACATTTGCTTGCGTAGCTGGAAAAGCCGACGTAGTTCGCCTGCTTTTGGAATACGGAGCTTCAACCTCAAATGTCACTTCCATCAATAAGACCTCAGCCCAGATGGCTGCATTCGTTGGAAATCATCATATCGTAAgtataatcaataatttcataCCTATCCAGGAAATCGAATATTTCAATAGAATACAAGGGTTAGAAACAGAACCCAGACTTCCACCAACAATGAATACCATTGTTCACAAAATGGCCATTATGACGAATATTAATCCGGTAAGATTGATAATGTATGTTCAGAGTAATCCAGTACTTCTTCACAGTGTAAGGAAAGTTGTAAGAGTTTTTAATGCTATGGCTGAGAAATATTTGAgagttgaaaataatgatttactgTCTCTCAAGTTCCACCATTTGGCATATGTTTTATCTGCATGTGAGAAATACTACATTGAGCATGCATCTGCAGAGGAAagtgaaagaaaatcaattagagAATGTTTAAATCCTTTCATTAAATATCTGATCAAAGGGGATGTCAATGGTTTCCCTGTTAATCTGGAGAAATTTCTTCGACAGGATATCCAAAGGTATCCATTTGTTGAATGTCATTTATTTCTGCAGCTTGTGAGAACTCTATCACCAGTTGAAATTGGAGGTGAACCCAGTGCAATTTCTATTATTGGGGAAGCTGTAAATGGTCAGCGTATGAGTGATAATACTTGTATTTGCTCAACTTGTTGGGAGCCGAATGCTGAAAAGAAATGTTCTGTTTGCAAATCGGTTCAGTATTGTGATAAAGCATGCCAAAAGATGCATTGGTTTACTCATAAATTAATCTGTCCCCACCTTACTAAATTGAATGAGGGTGTCGAAAAGCTTCATTTGGaatctaatttttatgaaaaagatccTAATGCTCCAGGTCAACCTGGTTGTAGTTCacgatcataa